GCCAGTAAAGGAGAAGAAGAAGATTATTCACAATATAAACTTCCTCTGGAGGAATGCTGGGAAGAGAATAAAAAGATGGCCTTCCAGAACTGGATATTATACATTTTATGGAGTGGGCAGAAGAAAACACGACCAGAAATTGTTTCATCCTTAAAAACAGCATTCAGTCCAACGAATTATATCCCAGTCCTTTCAGAACTTAATGCCACAGTTAAGGAAGTCCATGACTTTGATGAAATCTTTGAGGAACTGGTAAGTCCACTTGAAAAAGAAGGTCTTCTTATGTTAGAGGGAGAGTCCTACATCTTAAGTGCTACTGGAAGCAATTATCTGAAGGATTTTATGGCAAACTTTGACTACTATGATGTTCATCTCCCAGATACCCTACTTCTGGCCATGGCCGAGGATACGGTAAATGCCAAATAGAACTGATTTCTATTCTGTCACATCTATCAAGTAGCACATAAAGATGTTAATCAGATTTGTATGAAATAAAAGTATATGAGAACTAGGAGAATGTGAGAAGTGCAAAGGGATAAAAAGAAGGTCTAAAATGTTTTAATTTTTTTTATTATTTCAATACTTTTTTTTCTTAGAAAAATTATAATTCTAAAACTTATTTTTGGCATTATGTGCTGCTGATAATAATTGCCTGTATTTAACCCTTAAATATTCGATATTATCTTCAATAAGTTCGTTTATGAACTTTTCTACGCTCTCATCATCCAGAAAATCGCGTATTTTATAAAATTTTCCCATGTATAAAATCTCCTCTCCAGTATAGTCTCTGGATAAGCTCTCCTTATACTCTCCAGATAATTTTTAATTTGAAGTAACTTATATAGTTAGGCAACAAACGAACAGTTCGTAAAAAGCTAATAAAATAATCAATTTTAATTTCAGAAAATCCACCAGGGATCTCTAACAGGAATATAATCTTCCATTGATCACTCTAGGATATAAATGTTCATAGTTAATTGAAAAATTGGAAAATTTTAATCATACTTCGTTATAGAATACTATAACGAAATATACACCACCCCCATGTCATGTTTCAGCTAAAAAAATGAAATTTTGAGTCTAATTAAAATCCCTAAACAAAATTTACATTAAACTCTGCTCTTTTTTGCTGAATATCAGGGCAGATATCAGGATCATGAGGACTGTAAACACTGCCACCACCAGTACATCCACATAGACTGGAAGTGCGGACTGGTGCAGGATTATACCCCTTAATGCATCCACCCCATAGGTTAAGGGGTTTACATAGACTGCTGCCTGTAACCAGGTGGGGAGTCCGGTTATAGGGAAAAGAGCTCCGCTAAGGAGAAAAATGGGCATTACAATGAAGCTCATAATGAGGTTGAAGCCTTCCATACTGTCTGTGAAAGAGGCAATGAGCAGTCCCATCCCAGATAGACCCAGGGAAATAAGGATTATCACCAAGGTGGATGTTAAAAGAGTGGGAATATCCATGGGAACACTCACTACAAAAGAGAGTAAGAGAAGTATTAATCCCTGAATTAGGGCCGTGGTGCTAATTCCAATGGCTTTTCCCAGGACAATTGATGGACGAGATATGGGAGCCACCAGTATCTCCTTCAGGAAACCGAACTGCCTGTCCTGTATCACGGAAAGTCCTGAAAACACCGAGGTGAAAAGTATGGTCTGGGCAATGATCCCCGGGTAGATGAAGGCCTGGTAACCTCCTGCCATGTTCCCGAAACGTATGGCCGAACCAAGGCCAGTTCCAAATATAAGTAGCCATAAGAGTGGTGTTACCACCGAGGTTACTATACGTGAACGGTAACGGAAGAATTTCTTGTTTTCCCTTAGCCAGATGGTGTATATTCCCTCAAGTTCTGCCATGATCAGCCCTCCTCCTGAATGGTTCTGCCAGTGTATTTCATGAACACATCCTCCAGGTTGGGGTGTTCCAGTTCTATGGAATTGACGAAGATTTTATGTTCATTGGCAAAATTCACCAGCTCCGCTACCAGGTTCTCACCACGCTCCACCATCAACTTGATCTCTGAGTCCATCACATAAATATCCCGGACAAAATCCAGTTTCTCCACCAGTCCTGTGAATTTTTCCAGTTTATCCACATGCATGGTAATGGTATCAGCCTTTAACTCTCTTTTAAGATTTCGAGGTGAATCTGCAGTGATAATCTGACCTTGATTTATGATGGCCACTTCATCACACAGCCTATCTGCTTCTTCCATATAATGAGTGGTCATTAATACAGAAACGTCCCGATTCTGGTTTAAATCTTTTATATACTCCCATATACTCTCTCTAGTCTGAGGATCCAGCCCCAAAGTGGGTTCATCCAGGAAAAGAACCTTCGGATGGTGTATCAAACCTCTGCCTATCTCCAGTCTACGTTTCATCCCTCCAGAATAGGTTTTAACGAATTCATCTGCCTTATGACCCAGGGCAATGAGATCCAGTATCTCCTCAATACGCTTCTGCCGAACATCCTTGGGCACACCATAGAGTGATGCATGCATTTGAAGATGCTCACGTCCAGTGAGCATGTCATCCAGAGCTCT
This is a stretch of genomic DNA from Methanobacteriaceae archaeon. It encodes these proteins:
- a CDS encoding ATP-binding cassette domain-containing protein; protein product: MEYIIETHEITKKYDNFTAVNGVNLKVPKNSVYGVLGPNGAGKTTLISMLCTILHPTKGSATINGYDVVKNPKEVRKSIGIVFQSRALDDMLTGREHLQMHASLYGVPKDVRQKRIEEILDLIALGHKADEFVKTYSGGMKRRLEIGRGLIHHPKVLFLDEPTLGLDPQTRESIWEYIKDLNQNRDVSVLMTTHYMEEADRLCDEVAIINQGQIITADSPRNLKRELKADTITMHVDKLEKFTGLVEKLDFVRDIYVMDSEIKLMVERGENLVAELVNFANEHKIFVNSIELEHPNLEDVFMKYTGRTIQEEG
- a CDS encoding ABC transporter permease, with the protein product MAELEGIYTIWLRENKKFFRYRSRIVTSVVTPLLWLLIFGTGLGSAIRFGNMAGGYQAFIYPGIIAQTILFTSVFSGLSVIQDRQFGFLKEILVAPISRPSIVLGKAIGISTTALIQGLILLLLSFVVSVPMDIPTLLTSTLVIILISLGLSGMGLLIASFTDSMEGFNLIMSFIVMPIFLLSGALFPITGLPTWLQAAVYVNPLTYGVDALRGIILHQSALPVYVDVLVVAVFTVLMILISALIFSKKEQSLM